The DNA sequence AAACTTTCAAACTCTGTAGCTGCATTTTTGCAaatcttttaatttaattagggttgaattagggtttttttttccctgtctcctTTTAAAACATCATTAATTACTGACCTGGAAACTTTATGTTCTCTTTAAAGCATACCATTAAATACAGTTCACATCTTAGGTTTTTGTCAGACTTTCAAAAAAAagtagcaaataaaaaaaaatcaaacatttaGAATAATGTTCACGATAGAAAATATATGGAttttaaaaacttattttttcataaaaatagaTGTTTTAGGTATGCAGTGCCTTGCCTTTTACAAAGCAGAAGACATCatctcttgaaaaaaaaattgtacaaAACTGAAAGCAGTTATCAGTATGAGGCAGAGATTTGATTAGACAGTTCTGAAAGATGCTGACAAAATAATAGAAACTCTCTTCCCACCACTGCAGGCAAATAAGAATCCCGCATCTGAAACGTCTCATCAAGTATTTTAAGCGCTTGtcaaatggcaaaaaaaaaacaaacaaacaaaaaaaaaccaaaaaaacaaccaaaaaaaacaaaaaaaaaaacccaacaaaaaaacccccacctaTTTGCTCATCTGTGAGAAATTAAAGCATTTCAAATGAAAGCATCttagtgatttttcttttaaattaactATTTCTTCCAGCTGTTACAACAGGTACCCTCTGGAGGATGAGGAAACACCTTGCTGTTATGCAAATTCCTCCTCTGAGATGCATCACAACATTTCAGAATTACTGGCAGCTTTGTCTTAAGAGTGGCTGAATGTTAGGAACTATGCTTCTGCACTGCACCATGAAAAGGTCCACACGTATTTCCATTCAAGGGTAGTAAtctattttaaaacaagaaTTTATTGTGTTATAGTATAAAGACACTAAACACAAAACAAAGTGTTTAACATTgacacaaaataaaagcaagatAGTTTCAAGCCGATTCTGTAACTATTCCATGTGAgaaattccaagtgaaaaaaagTTACATACACAGGGTCAGCCTCGGGAAAGGATGGCACCACCTCCATCTAATTCAAGCCCTTTTTCAGGACATCATAGCATTGTCAGAATAGTTGCATTATCTTGAGGGCTTGAGTGGTATATAAGCTTTGTCTTGGCCCTCTCTATATAGATGAACTTACCCACAGATCTAAAAGAGAACCAATGAGGCATTTCTACTGTAAACTATAAGACCTGAGGTACACTCTCTTCTAATCTACCTTGCATTTTCTTGATCTAAATAAGATACAGGGGGTGGGAGTTTATTAAAGAGCAGCATAAATTCGATTATTGAACTTCACTATAGTCCATGTGACAGCACAGGTCAATAAAATGCATAATGCTTTGCACTACAACACCCATCTTCAACAAAATGCATATGGTATGTCATGAAGCTTCTCTAAAACCTTGTATTGTCATTTCCCAAGCCACTATATATGAAAAGATAACTGAATTTGAGATATACTTAAGAAATTTCTTCAGACATTACCTGGTCACATTAAGGTCTCTTTCCTGTGGCCTATTTTGATAGGATCCACTATACAAACCAGTCATACATTAATTTCTCAACTGTTTCATTTCATACAGAGCAGTGAACAAGATGATACAGATTAAGTATCAGATTAGTGCTCGTCCACATGAACCATTTCTGAAACTAACCAGTTTGATGAtctcacaaaaataaaattttgctaAACAAAAAGTTTAGAGCATAAGTACTTCTTTtgtttaaaactattttttggctcttaaaattaattcaatATTTCCAAGGCTCATTGTgaaaatatatacacacatcAAATTTATATCCAAAGCTAGATTTTACCATTGAGTTTTAAAGGCCAAGAGATATTTTCAGtacaataggaaaaaaaagcagttccTGAAGTAAATTGTAGCCTCACTTCACTGCCAGTATCTACAGTTCTGATGCTGTACAAAATACTTCTCTGAAGCAAATCCATCTAAACTCTATCCACCCTGAGTTAAGcatctatactttttttttaagtgttttaaaTAATAGGTAACAGAGAAGTATGTACAAGGCTATAAAACATCAGTTATTATACagtagattttaaaaaaaaaatcagtcttttcagccaattttctgttttttcttgtaGTTAGTCATTGTGGATTTggttgagggattttttttttgcttttgtttgtttttacatCAAGCTGTTACTTCATTTAGACATTCATGCATTCAttgcttgaatttttttttgagtgCAACAATAAGgcaacagtaaaaaaaattatagaaattTTGCATATGTGTAAAGGTATTTAGTTTATAAAAGTGCTTCCTAAAAAGACAACCTAATTGCAGTATCAAAATATTACAGAGTGCTGAGAACAACTGTCATTTCAGTAAATGTTGCTCAACAGAAATATGTCCGATTTTAGgctttcccccctctttttggTGAAGAAAAGCCTGGAAAAATTGGCATGGCTACATGGGACAAGCAAGTTAAGAAAATATACTTTAGTCTAAACTTAAATAAGAAGGTCCACACTTTTTTGTGAAAACTTTAAGCCTCtgtcaaaaatgtatttttttttctttttataatacAGGATTAAAAGACAAGATGATGCTTACaagataaagaaataatttacatGAAAATATCTTCTGACAAAGCTTTTCAATCAAAATATTGTTTTGTAACATTCAAACATGACATACAACACAAAAGAAACAGTGAATGCAAACAAAAAATGTTATATGGATTGCTTTCGAAcacataaataaatgaaatattgGTGTAGGCAGTAGGGCTCATGCTGATGGCTAGCAGGAAATAACAGTGTGCAATCTATTTGGAAAAAGCTCTAAAGTACAAATTACAAGCCCAATTACGGACTGCAGCAAGTTCAGTTATATCACTGCCATCCTTTATCTCCAAAATAAATTCTTGTTTAAATCACTCATACCCTAAATTACTCATACCTTTGCTTCAGAGATATGAATAACTATATACAAAAAGTAGTTTTATTTCACCATAGGGATAACATTGTACCTCTCTGCCAATGTCACTTGAAAAACCGCCCATGTCAAAACAATTTGACAGCAGATAAACAATTTAATAAATACGTAATGATCTTATTACAGTCCTTCAGGTAGGCATGTTAACTCATGCTGCTAGTTTTGTGGTCACAGTGCATAGAATCCAAATATAAAAGAATGGGCTGGATTTCAGGTAATTGTCAATCCCTTGCTTATATTCCAAATATATCCAAAACTTTCATAAGCTCAGTCATGTGTCAATCATTTTTGTGGCAGGAGCAAAACCTTTCCCTGGTACAATGTCCATTGCCGGCAATGGATGCACCAAAACCGCCAAGGAGCTCAGTGTTATTGCACAATATATGAAGACCTGGAATTCTTCCAaaagcttaaaataaaaataatggaattATTCTGACATTTCTGGACACCTGCATTAATACTGTATGACTAATAAAAGCATGTCAGTTGCATGGACTGAACCAGCGATCAACATGCGCCCAGAATGCACACTAGTAAAAATGCAGTCAAAGGAAGTAGTCTTCATTGCCTATAGGTCACTTCCAGTCAAAGGTTAAAGTTCAAAGACTGAATGATCAAAGTGCTCATTTTCTCAGTAGGACTATCTTCTGCTACGAGGATCACAAAATGGTGGCATCAACATGTGtcatctttaaaataaaagaagagcATTTATGGAAAACATATAAACATTCTAATTCCAAATTAGCAAGGTGCTATAGGCAGAAACAATCCCTAGCACAGACAGTAACATACAGAGGAAATGCCTTCATTGGaaaaattctgtgattttgttcAATAACGACTCGGGGAGAAAAGAGAGTATCAAAAGTTAAACTTCCAAAATACACAAACACCTGCAAAGACATTAGTATTAGCAAATACCCCATAAAAACCACAGTCATTTCCATGCTTTGATATTTAGAAAACCACTTgccaagaaaatgaaaaatcaaatatGCTTAACATTTTGCACCTGTGACGTACAGCAGATCCACAACAGTTATGTAATTAAGACATCCTTTTATAACAAATATATAGGGATAAGACCCGACAGAGTGGGCTGCTTCTGATGCATTCTCAACCCTTtacatgtgtgtgtatatatatatatgtatattaatttatttatcaagaCTCGACACAAAACAATAGTTGACAGATTTATGCAAAAAAGAATAGGTAGGTTACTACTATAATCCTAAAATCTTAAAGCTGAAATTGCATACACTAAATTTTAGATATGTGATTAGATAAAACATACTATAAAAATGCATGTTCTATACCTATCTTTCCTGCATTATGCTCCATACTAATGCTCCCTTTTAAACATTCTCCTTCACACATCAACCTGTGGTATATTTGCACCTGCCAGCAGTAAATATTAAGTTGTTAACAGAAAGCAAAGTTCCTGTCTGCTTATTTTAAAGGGCTTACTTGTAACCTCCCACACCTAAAAAATGTAGTCTCATAAACATTCTACATTCTCACGGGAAAATATTATATCAAAGCTATTACTTGTAAAAAAAACTCTTTAATTTTTCAGTAGGCTACTGCACATGTGAAAAAATGGACAAGGATGcaaaagagagagaagggatATTTAAATGGTATACTAAAATTTTAGACCAAATATCAGAGAAAATACTTTCTAGttcagaaaaaaccaaaaccaaaccaatctCAAAACCCAAAAGCAGCAGGGAAGTGCTGGTTGAAAACAAACAGCATTGCCTTTCCCTTCCTCCACACCCCACGCTcacccccacaaaaaaaatctgagaacAACAAAGGAAGTCAACAGCTTTATGTAACAAATTTCAGTCTGGATGCCCAAGTAAACCATATCTGGAAGATCCTCCTCTGTCTTTAAGACAACATGAGCAACTCTCAGACTGAAATTCAGCAGGGAAGTCAATGAACAGTTGAAACAGACATTGGGTAGGGTAGACAatctagaaatattttcagttatCAAAGATCAGGAACTTTAAAACAGGGCTGGTGTGGACATTTTGTAGCAAACAAAGCACCATAACTCTGCTTGAGGAGTAAGCTGCTGTGTTATTGGGTGGGGATGATACAACAGATCTGTTATTAAGATAAATGCAGACACATATTTACATATCAGACTATGTCTCAAAGTGCCACTTTATCACTCTGTGCTCATCTGGGTTTTCTTTAATCAGCTCCCAACCAGGGACTATTTTGCTCTCAGGTAAAAAAATTCCAGGcacacagtggaaaaaaaattccttcaaatACACATATTAATACATATGACAGACTTCTTCCTATCTCTTCAAAACACAGAGCCACAATGTCACATTAAAGCTAAACCAGTCCAATGGGCAGCGGACAGCAGAAGTGGCAGAACCACTCTGCATCTCCCTCCACAGCTTGTTGTATTAGCACTGGCATTTAATTTCTCACAACAGTTACCCATGGACTGCTGGTTTTCTTTCCTGGGTgggattgtttttttcttccctcactTATCCGGGCAAATGTGGTTCAACCACAAGATTATATATCTGACTCTTCAGCTGAAGCTTGAGCAGAAAATAAACATGACAGAAGCATCTTTTCACACTTCCCATTTCACTGTAACATACCATTTCTTTAAATCTGTTTAGAAAACACTGACAATTTAAAGATCATGCTTTGGCAGTCTTGTTCCATGTCCACATAGGAGGAATAGAATTAAATGAGAAAAGAAGCAAATGACACACACAAAAATGGAAGGGAAAACACTCTAATCATTTATGAAATTTTTGTCCTGTGacatcagaaatattttattttttaatgttagaATTCATGGTGGTGGGGAGCCCAATGAATTTTTAATGAAGACAGTACGAGTTATTTAAATGAACTGACTTTCTCTTGCCTCAGGTTTTTAGGTTGCTCGGAATTTGAGGAAGGGTAAGGTTTTCTgacttccagaaaaaaattactgcatCGTTACTTCACAGTAACTAAAATACCCATTCAATGAACTGTAAGCTGTGGTTTTGAGCCATAATAATACAGCAACCTTCAGAATCAGTAACTCAGATTTCTTTTCATATTAAGTTTCTGTTTTGCCTGTTTAACACAAATTGAATTTCATtattaagaaataaaagcaatatCTGCAGACTGTTCTGCTTTTACAGATTTGCATTCTAAATCAAAATGAGACTGGTACAAATTAAAGGCAGACAGAACATATTTTAATCACAAGATAAAGCAAATAAATGGAACTATACCtgtttgtctttaaaaattagCAAGTGAAAACAGAAAGTTAAGAAAAACTTTCCCAAAACTGCCATTTAAGAGAAACAAAAACTAGAAATAGAGAAGCACCAAACACATTACAAGAGCAtgaaaacagagagagaaaagaaagtgaCTGCTGAATAATCTGGTGAGGATGAAAAATCTATCCTTGTGTGCAATATGATTATTGTTCTTGGAGTCAACTTTAAAAACAATCACATGATGGTCCCAAGTTTCTTAGATATACCTTAATCTCATGGCATACAGCAATTCTCTTACTGTACTTGTAACCACCTTGTTTTGGGGTTACAATTACTGTATTATGAGAAACAGAGTTTCATTCTGTTATATTACCATATGTCAAAACCCCATGGGTCTCAGCAAGTATTATGAAACTATCAAGTTTTTCTTGTTAGGCTATCCATGGTCTTTTAAGAATCTTAAGAATTTTAAGGGTGAAGACTTTGGAATTTGCCTCTCCAGTTATGAACTCCCACTGTCTCAAAATAATTGCTCTAGTTTTCACTTCAGGGATAGAACCTATGCTGGAGTGAGGAGGCCATGAAAAACAGAGGATGTCTTACGGTGGAACCTTCACCTGCCTCTGCAGTGGTGGAATCAACTGTTCTGCACTACACCAGCATGTAGTATTACCTTCTCTGACATATCCCTTCCCAAAGAACTTGTGCTTCCAATGACTACTGTTTCTACAGAATTTTCCTAGGGAAAGCAAGGAAAGCATTGCTAACAAgaggagagaaacaaagaatGGCCCATCTCTATCCCCTTCTTCTCTCTTTCCTCACCAACGGAGTGGATAAGACAAGCACATACAGCCAACTGCAGCTCTGGGTGGAGGATGACAAATGCTGAGGCAGAAGAAAGAAACCACAAAGTATAAAGCAAGACACAGAACAcatggaaacaaaagaaaaaagcacaaaagcaaagcaaaccccaaaccaaaaccaaacaaagaataaaaaccccaacacaacACTAGCACTGCAGACACTAGCAGATTTAAtatgcttttttcttctttatcatGTCCATGGAGAATCTTATTAGTATATTATTGAGTACTAGTTTTTAGTAGCCTTTAAAGTCAGTCAACTGTCCCATACTGGAAATTCTGATTGAGAGTGGAAATCTATCAAAATATATAGCTgtttacaaatatatattttcaataacataaaagttttaaaagtgttaataacaataacaaaaaaaccctgtttaGAGCAAAACCTAGTTTCATCATGGACTTTCCCCAATCTGAAACTTTGTACTTGTCCTGGATTGATACACTTTACAAGAACTTTCATTCAAAGTCAATCCTACAATTTAAAACATGTTCAAATTTCCACCAGGAATTATTCAAATgtgatacagaaaaaaaaaatcacagcagagtatctcagaaattaaatctCAGGATTTAAATAACTTTTTGAGTTGAAAAAAATAGCTTAAtgcttttaatatatttatccTACTTTCTGACAATTTAATTGTCTTCAGCCTgaaaagaagttaaaaattTCTGGTCCTAGTTAGATACTTACCATGATACcaccattttgttttctttggatTCTTGTTACATGTTCTTACATAAAATGAGTTATCTGGAGGTCGCCTCTGCAACAGAAGAAAAGATCTACAAATAATCAAACAATCCTCATATTGTAATACATGAGCTATTTAACAAGATTATGAAAGATTACCATGTGACTGCAGTGAAAATGAGGTAACAGGCAGGACTAGACCTTGTGGTCAAGAAAAATCACTCAAAGATCCAGGTAACAAATTCTTACTTGAGATActccaagaaaataaaatagtaaaaaatatACAGTTTGGTGATGAAcaggggagaaaaataaaaaaataaaaaaaataacaaacaaacaaaagacacTAACTCACAAGAAACAGCTGTTGttcaaaaaaccccccaaaattaaATTCCTTTGCAGCTTGGAATCTAATTCTGATGCATTACATACAATTCCCATCCTAAGGCTCAGCTTAGAGTGGGTGAAAAAATGAATTTAAGTATGTGTAGCTGATCATTATTACATATTCTTTGGTCTTCTTCATAAGTGTCATAATTTACAAAACACATAGGATAGAATACAATACAAAGccgttttggggtggttttttgaCTACATATCTGGCTAGGACTGATTGAGATGCAAAATAAATAGGCATGCTTGGATAGCACACATGGACAAGCTCTGACCACATCTAACTTCCACAGACAGCCCTCTGCGAAAGAAATGGTCAAAAGTGAAAGGGCAATCTCTTTACAAAAAGGTCTCTAAGGTATTAGAGCCAAAAAAGCAGCTTAGCACCATTTACTTccctgaaatgaaaattatCAGGTTCACTGAAATAGTACAGATGCAAAGTTAGAAACATCTGCACTAAAGACATTTCACTAGTCATTCCGCACTGCCTTTAGAGGAAGGATAATTTTACACAGAATTGTCCTAAAGCATGACTGAACTTCACCGTTAGTACATCTGGAAGGGTTCCATCCACTGCTCTTTTCCAGTAATGATATATAAGCAGGTTACCATGAAAACAGTGGCAAAGTACTTACTGCactttttattttgcagttctAGCTTAGTATTTTCTCAGTAGTAGAA is a window from the Passer domesticus isolate bPasDom1 chromosome 1, bPasDom1.hap1, whole genome shotgun sequence genome containing:
- the UBE2W gene encoding ubiquitin-conjugating enzyme E2 W isoform X5; protein product: MASMQVMFTGDNIPVHPHVYSNGHICLSILTEDWSPALSVQSVCLSIISMLSSCKEKRRPPDNSFYVRTCNKNPKKTKWWYHAFVILHPELQLAVCACLIHSVGEEREKKGIEMGHSLFLSSC